The sequence below is a genomic window from Wyeomyia smithii strain HCP4-BCI-WySm-NY-G18 chromosome 1, ASM2978416v1, whole genome shotgun sequence.
cattgcgctcaaaactgtcgaccgtaaaTCACGCGCGACTtcgccgaaccccgcggctcaacattaagcagctccggaactcccaggctgcggaggaatacgcgcaacagcttgaagcggtgctacccacagcggaggggctgggcgcattgcctctcgaagacggctggtgcagcattcgcacagctatcgtggagaccgcaacggcgacactaggagtggaagcaccgagtggcagaaacgactggtatgacggggagtgcgaggcagcggtgaatgagaagaaccggacctgggcgatatacctgggcaggtcaacgagagagaacaaggtcaattacaaacgggcacggaacaacATGACCAcggttctcagacgaaagaagcgccagcaagaggatcgtgagcatgaggagctggagcagctataccgtgccagtgaaacgcggaaattctatgagaaggcaaaccagtcccgcagaggctatgtgccgcaagctgacatgtgcaacgacgcggatgggaaccttctcacggatgccagcgaggtggtcgacaggtggaagtagTACtccgatggacacctgaatggcgaaacagcaaacagaagcggagcaggagctgacctaggagcaccagcagcggatgaccgagtaccagctcccgatattcacgaagtcctttgtgagatcgggaagctgaaaaacaataaagccgcaggcaaagacggactgccgagcgagctcttgaaacatggaagagaggcgctggctagagtgatgcactgggtcatttccaggatttgggaggaggaaaaactgccagacgagtggatggagggagttatctgtcccatctacaagaaaggcgacaagctggagtgccgcaactccgcggcatctcgcttatcaatgccgcctataaaatactctcacagatcctgttccgccgtctatcacctttaaccaggaggttcgttggccagtaccaagcgggtttcatgggagcccgtgccaccacggaccagatcttctcaatccgacagatcttacagaaatgtcgcgagtacaacgtgcccacacatcacatcttcattgacttaacggcggcctatgatacagtcgatcgagaacagctatggcagatcatgcacgacaacggatttccggataaactgactcgattgatcagagctaccatggcgcaagtgatgtgcttcgtgcgtgtttcggggatactctcgagtccctttgaatcgcgcagagggttgagacaaggtgatggactttcctgtttgctgtttaacatcgcccttgggggtgtgatccggagggcgggcatcgacacgaggggcacaattttcacaaggtctgttcagcttctgggcttcgcggatgacttcgacatcatatcacgtaactttgcgacggcggaggaaacttacgcccgactgaaagtcgaagctggacggatcggattgcggataaatgcgtcgaaaacaaaatacatgcgagcgagaggctccaaggagaacaacatcagcctcccaactcaagtctctgtggacggtgatgagcttgaggaggtcgatgagttcgtgtatttggggtcactggtgaccgccgacaataacaccagcaaagagatccagagacgcatccaggcaggaaatcgtgcctacttttcactccggaagacacttcgatcgaatcgagtgcgacgacgcacgaagttgacgctgtacaaaaccctgataagaccggtagtcctctacgtgatcgagacgacaacgcttctcgcggaggaccttaacgctcttggagtttttgaacggaaggtactacggactatctacggtggagtacagacggacgacggagaatggcgacggcgcatgaaccacgaactgcacgcgctgcttggagagaatcccattgcacacctggcgaaagtaaataggttgcggtgggccggtcatgtcgtaaggatgccggacggcaaccctgttaaatcacttctcttcagcaaccctgccggcaccagaaatagaggggcgcagcgtgcacgatggctcgaccagatcgaaggagacttgcgggtgatgagacgcctggggaactggcgaaacacagcccaaaaccgagcaacatggcgacaaattcttgatacagcacgagccaccacggctctcgtctgattggtaaggtaaggtaaattTCTAATGCTCTCATTTTGTTGAGTTTCATTTTTGATacaacttttcaaaaataatttaaacttttttcgaaaatttctttgatgagttatttttcaataattacactgatcgacaaaagcgaaaaaaagcttacggaaaaactcatttaagtttcTGAAACAGTTGTACAGTATGTCTCTGAAAGGTGCCCctagacaccaaaattcacagaaatggttaaatataattatattatattatatattttattatttattatataaTTACGTTGGGATTATTTTGGGAATTTTTACTGCATCTTGTTTTTGTTTAGAATTGAACGGAGATTGTTTAGCACTATTCAgtcttgataattttttttcaatccatCATTCCCTATTACAGTTTTATGTTATCTCATAATATATATTTACATTCTGTCTTCGTACTTCGAATTATCTTCGTTGTATCACTGAAACCGCCATGAACCAGTTCACGGAGAATCGATTTCCCGTCATTCGATGCAGAACACCCGATTTAGTTAACCAAAAATGATGTCATGATTGGGACGTAATCCAAAAGAAGTCAAAAGCTCCCCCTAGCGGACACACGCGAAAAAAAACCACTTCGACCAAACCAAACCGTTCGAGTGTAATCTCCAAAGAGCGCTCAACCTGTCGTACGTACGAGAAGACTCTTGAGACAGATGGCAGGTTTATTGCACGTCAAAAGTTACCATCATTCAGCTGGGATTTTGCGTCGAAACAGGTTTCGAacaattaacaaaaaaacaagAAGTCTTCCAAAGGGGAATTCTTCGCACCTTTGAGCGTTAATTAAAAGTTTGCTTCGAATTTCATAGGAGTTTTATCACTAGGTACTTGAATTTTACAACCTTTTGAGTGTTCGATACTGACCACAAACTTGAACTTGTcgtttagaatttattttttaatttagaaTTTATGACAATGCAGATCAAGTCTAAGGAATCGTTTATGAGCAGCAGTTTGTCTTCAACTTGAACTTTGTTGGCGCCGCCTAAACGCATAGAACAGTGAACGACAGACGCCGCGTGCGGTCTCGAAATTGGTTTCAAGATCGACTGGTTTCGCTTTTAGCATAAACACTACAGCACAGATGGCTGAGATGAGTTATTACAAAAACTAGTTCTTTCTATTGTAGGAAAATAAAACGGAAACAACACTTACCCATCCGGTGAGAACTCCAGGTTATAGGCCCCGCCGTACTCGCAGGTATTGCACGCATTCCGCTGGTCGTTCCAACTTTTCTTCGGCTCCAGCGAGTAGTAGATTGCACGGTGCACCGAATCGCCATCTCCGAAGCGTGCCGGAAAACCACTTTCTCGGCGCCGCAACCACGAGTGCAGTGTCATAATGAGGACGATGGCGTTCCCTTCACTCGAACCAGACTAGCGAAGTTGACCGCAAGGGCGGACACCGAAACCGCACAAAACTCGGGAAGAAAGCTGCTACCCACAAGCTCACAAGCCGACGTGAAAGGCAGAGTATTCACTGAAGCGTTTCCCGCAGCTGATTATCAAACAGCACAACTCAGCAGTTGTACCgtctttttcaccattaagcgcGATTTGTCTAATAACAATACACTTTTCAACGAAAATTTttacgaaaacatttttcagccTGACGATAAGAGGTTGAGAAAATAACTTTATCGACTTTTTTGACAGACGAtatttcgcactcactttttattttatattttgacacTTTCTCTCCTTCCCGGTCTCTCGGATCACTCACTCCCGCTTGTAAACAGACAAAAAAATAGCTCCCCTCTCACTGGTAGAGGACACAGATTCACAAACTGGTTGCTTGCCTCCAACGAGCTCAAGTATCCACCTCACTACACGTTAATCATCAAATTTAAGATCCGACCCAAGTAAGAACCAATTCCCATCCGACCCGCAACGAGTATCAAACAATTCTAAACCGTAATCACTCACAAACCCATAGGCTAGCAGCGGTGTGCTGTCCATAATCATGTGCAACATCATAATGAAGTGAAGCAACGTGTTGCATGACACAGTAGAGCAACATCGATCGCATGAGCGACCCCCCGGCTGCTCGGGCGGGAACTGTCAAGAAGTGTTGCCACACTGGAAAGTGATttatttttgtataaatttgaTACCGGGTCCTCTACGACGTCCACgcgggacgaatgaccgttttgGTGTGGgtggtgtggttcaaaagaaatcaatcaatccaCGACGAACTGAAAATTGGCGAAATCAAGTACGGATTGAAGTAACTAGAAAGCCAACTCCCCAATGCAGGTGAAATCAGGCACACATGCTCTGACAGAAAATCTATCAGAGCTTCAGTTCTGGTAGACAATCTGAAGAactttactatttttttttatttttattatgaaacTTAGAAAAGTAAAAGCTAGCATTTTCGCAACCGAAAAATTATGCCAAACATTTtcaatgctttttctatgtctagaagagcagctacAGCGAAATCACCTTCTGTTTCAGGCCCGTATCACGTTAGTAACTTAGAGCGATTGATGAGTTGTTGAACAACCAAGCCGGAATCCAGACTGTTCTTCTGTGAACAATAAATTTCACCACGATAGTAATTTTTTGGTCCAATTATTTTCCACAGGTAGGATTTAAAAAAAGTACTGTTgaaaacattattttaaaaCTGTAGGCAGTAAAAAGCCAACACTTAAGTAACTAATAACGGAACCGGTCTGTTGAACAGTTCAAGTTGTTAAAAGATTTAGGTATTTTCTGTTTTCGTTGAGCGATTTTCTGTTAGAGTGTATGCGATGTAACTGAATAAAAACCTTGCAACATGTATGAAAcacatttcaaaaaatcaacaaatgCGCAGCAAACATTATTTTCACAGCTGTCAAAGTTGTGTTGTTTGTGCGCTTCGTCCTTTTGGAACCAAAATTTCTTGCAAACCAAATTTATTTGCGGTATAAAAAAGCACCACAATGGTTGTACCTTCAACAACCTCCCGGGACACCGTTCTGGAGTTGATCAAGCAGAAAGACTCAATTGAAGCAAAAATCAGTGACCAGGGCAAAATTTTACAGGCAGTCAGTATCTGTGTTTACTACAAATAAGCTTCGTCATTCAGTACAATTTCCCTCCTACCTTCCCTTCTAGAACCGAGTAGGCATGGACGATCCCCTAGTCGACGGCAATGGATACCCCCGAAGCGACATCGACGTCTACCAAGTGCGGCAGGCCCGGCATCAGATTATTTGCCTCCAGAATGACCTGAAATACATCATGAAACAGATCGAGCAAGGGCTGCACACGGTTCACGCTGAGACCGCCGCACAACAGCAGGAACATCTAGGTTCCACTAAGCTGCAGTCGATGGAAGTGACGGACGGTGATGGCGAAACCAGCAGCACGCAACTCGTAAGACCGGCTTCCGTGAAACCGATCGCCAAAGTCAATGTGGTTAGTGACGGTTCTCCGGCTCAAGAAGCTGTAAGTTAGTTTTTGCTTCTGGCTCGAACCTTGTTCTAATTGAGTTTGTTTCATTTTAGGGAATCGCTCTACGGGATGAAATCATCGAATTTGGTACGGTCAACGCGGGGAACTTTCGTGATCTCTCCCAGATTGCCGTAGTGGTTCGAAGCTGCGAGAATAGAACCATACAGGTGAAGGTCCGGCGTGATGGAGCGCTACTCGATCTACTACTGACACCGAAAAGCTGGTCCGGTCGTGGTCTGCTCGGGTGCAATATCGTCCCGATCGAATCCACCACTGTAAATTAAAATAGAATACCCAAAGCGTTTCTTTTCGTTCATTGTAAAAATATAcacgaaaacacaaaaaaagttaTCATCGATACACAATATCAGCTTTTATTAGATGTTCCCactttctaaaaatatttatcgTGCGTTATGTTGCTACAACACGTATTTGGGCTTCTCCGTACCCGCAGGACGAGggcgaaaaacaaaacaaatgaaaacatgAGCAAAATTACTTGGTCAGCCGTGTGAAAGCTGCggtgttttttgttaaatttttattttcaagtttTGCATGTGTGTCCGTGTGCTTTAAAATTAACCTCCGAATTTAAAACAGAATATGATGCCGCGTGTAAGCGAGCGGCGGAATTATAAGTCCCTTTCTACTATTACGATAAGTCAATCAAATGTGGCTTCTCTTCGAGAAGGAGCCAGCCAGTAGATAAAGTTAAAGGTTTTAATCCTactataaaacaaaattatagTTTGTGTGTATTAAAGTGCTATAGAACCCAGAAGCGGTAGCCAGCGGAAAAAAGAGACTAAAAGTACGACTAACGGTACCTGGGTAGGGTTTAGTAATAACTTCCGTATCCACTCCATTGGCTGTACCCACCGTAGCCGGATTGGGAATATTGTTGATTCCAGGTGCTGTAACCGTACGAAGAACTGTCCCCGTACTGGTACTGACTGGACTGTGTGGCGGTCGTTCCGTAGTAGGAGGGATTTGCGTAGCTGTAGCTTCCCGCTGCATAGCTGGGTGTCGAGCTGGTACCGGCCACTGCCGTCGTCGAGGCGGGTTCCTTCGCAGAGGTTTTCTTCGGTGGCGATTGCTCTCTGAAAggaacaaaaaaagttaatattttcagAGTAGAACCAAAAAATTTACAGAAATTAGTTACCTCTTTTTCTTGGCCTCATTTGCTTTGGCCATGATCAGCTGCAGCGATTTCTGTGCATCCTGTAGACCCTTGGCGGTGCTGCCGAAATCTTCCAGGAACTCGACCTTTCGCTGCGCGAACAATACCTTCTGATCCGGTTCGATACCGTCGCGTGACATAAAGTGATCCATGATTTCCAGCACTTCCTTTTCGTCGACGTTTTCCCGCTGTAGACACAAATCGATCAGCTGCAGGGCAACTCGCGTATTTGAGGAATCCTTCTCCAGATAAGCACGCAGCGCCTCATGAGCCCCATTCATGTCTTTTCTGATCTTGTTAAGAAACCGGGCATACTTGATAACCACATTGCCAGCGATGGTTCGATTTTTCGCCTGTGCGAGATAATCCTGATAAAGTTTAACACATTTTTCGTAATCTCCTCGACGACGCTCCAGATTAATCCGCCGGTAGCCGACTTGCATCAGATTCGGGCATACCTTCTCCAGGTTGGCCAGAATTTCGGCAGCCTTGTGCAGATTACCTTGCGTCTCCTCGAAGGCGGACCACATCATGTGCAAACTCGGCTTGTCCGGATGATGGATGGTGCAGGCGCGTTCGTACGCATCTCGAATCCGTGGAACCATCTCCGCTTCGTCCGAACGGTTGTCCAAATAGCGAATCAGCTTAAGCCAAAAATCATCGTACAAGGCGCACGCAATCAAGCAACGCTCGAACAGCACTAGAATCCGCTTCTCGTCTCCCTGGTCGATTTCGAAATCAAGATACTCTTTCCAGTTCTTCAGCTGGCACCGCTCGAGTGGTTTCACGTGGAAATATGGCCTTTTAATACCTTCTTCATAGGTCCATCGGGCGGTCACGGCAGCGACTGTCGCCTTGTGGATCTTCTTccttctggaaataattttatcCTTAATGGATTCCGCTTCCTCCGGGCTGTTGACGTGATCGTCCGCTTCCTTTTCCTCCTCCGGATCGGTTTCCATTTTTTCCTCGGTCTTTTCCTCCGCCGGTGGTTCTTTGTTCTCTTTCTCATCCTCCTTCGTTGGCTCTTCGGCACTCTTGGGTTTAGCGTCAGCCGCATCCGACGACGGATCCTCTTTCAGCTCCGGTTCCTGACTTTTGTCTCGTTTGTCGGACGACGACGTTGTCGTTTTGTCTTTCGTTTTGGACGATGACTTGTGATCGTCGTGCTTGTCCGCTTTGCGTTCCTTGTCTTTATCGTGCGATCCAGCCCGTTTCTTTTCTTTCTCTTCCTTGCGCTTTCGGGCCGATTCCCGAACGTAGGCGCGCAGCTCAAGGAACTCCTCTTTGCTGACCAGGGTGTGCACCGGGTGGGTGTTAACCACTTCTTTGAAACTGCAATTTTTAGAAATGGAAAGTAACCTTCAAAAAAAGATTGAAGAATAATAAACGAAACTCACTGATCGAAATGATTTGCATATCCTTGGGTGGGTGTGGCCAACAGCCGATCGTGAAGCGCCACTACCCTGTCCGTTCGTTTGCCTTCGCCTTCCCACTTGATGTACGCTTCCCACAGTTTGTCGGAGCGAAACTCCAAGCCGCAAGCAACTAGCGCCCGCTCGAACTGCGACCGAATCAATACCTCATCATCCGCCTGATTCGTCTTCACGTGGGTCAGATAGTGAATCCACAGATCAACGGACAGTGGGATCGCCTTCAGGCCACGCTCGAATACCTGTCCAACCGCCAACCaagaagagaagagaaaagaaaaaagggGATGGCGGAAAAGAATTTTCCGTTGTAAATATTTGACTTATCTCATTGCACTTACATAGCGGGAgctttattttgttttcaaggTTGACTAAAGTCGTTTTGGGGATGTGCGTACAGGCTGCAATACTTTTTTTGCTAACGAAGAGATCCCTAAGCTCCTACCGTAAAACGGAAATTACAAATCAAACCCTGCACTGAACCCTATATTACTAATTAATGGTGATTATTTGCTTTCTGGTCTCTGTTAAGGCTCTTTCTCGCACACTGAGGCCCTTCCTCTACCGGCTGGTCGCTGTTGTTGAATGATTCCtggtaaaattaaaaatggttttCACCATTGCATGTGGATTATAAATTGTAATGTTTTATACAAACCAAAATTCACTGGATTCACGATGCGCTGAAAGCTATGGTCCAACTGAGAACGACGCTTATGATGGTGGAATTTCATGAAACGGATTTATTTGGTATTCGTTATTTGAACGATGagtattttttaaatgttgaTAATACAAAACATTCCATTTCAAAGTTAATTTTAATAGTTGAATAAATTCTTCACCAATTTCGCGCCTGGTAACTTTGGAGATCAGACAAGACTAAATTTCGATAATCGATCGaaataaagaaataattttccaaaaatttaaaaaaaaaaatctaaagaaaAATTAGTGAAAACAGAGAGCTTGGAAGATGTAAAATGACTGTAGAAGAACTAAAAAAGCAACGCAGCTGAACTTTCCAAAGTCGAGAGCGAGTAGTGATCTATCGAATTAACTACAAGAAGGGCCACCCGCATTGTTGGGCCATAATTCTGTACGTCAAATTTTCCGTATCCTGTTTCAAAGATTGCACAAAGTAACCTTGGTAAGTATCAGACAAGTTTGAACTTTGCAAATATAAAGTTTGCAAATTTCAAGGCAACGTATGATCCAGTTGACCTCAACGAAAGGCGGCAACTAAGCTCGGAAAAGGTAAAAAAACGTGGTTACAGTTCAAGAGATCGTTTGGAGTCTTCGAGAGCTCGAAGGAGGAAACATTGAGAATGTAGCGCGGTATAATAGGCGCATGAAATGGTATGGTACTGGTATGAACAGGTATATCAATATGAGGATACTGTCAAACTGATAAAACACAGTATTTCACAGTGGGACACGTACGATCTGTCAGACTAAAAAGATCTGGTTCGTTGGAGGCGGGCCTGTTACTGGCCCATGATACCCCTGGttgaaggtgatagacgacgaaaCATGATTTGCGAGAGTATTTTGTGGATAAGCAAGATGCCGCGGTAGTTGTGGTCTTCCAGCTTGtcacccttcttgtagatggtaCAGACGACTCCCTCTCTCTACTCGTTTCTCtcctccactccactccactcctaTCTCTACCTTCAAACTTGAAAAATCCCGAAGGGGGACATTCAGTTCCACTTGGGCGGCTTGAACGCGTCATGAGACACCATGACCTAAGAGAGATAAGCGAAAACAGAGAATTGTTTACAGAGTTTTGTGGTAATAACAACATGGTCATTGGTGGATCGCTTTTTCCCCACAAACCAGCACCTAAGGTAACGTGGGTTGCCAAACAGAAAACCAAATTAATCACACCCGTACTACCGACAAGGGAGAAAATGGATAAGCGCAGCATCCGACCATCACCTTGGTTTCGCTGAAATATATCTGCACGTCACACGTGTCCAACGACGAGAGGAGAAAGTTGGATGTCGTTACGACGTCCGCCGACTGGAGAACACCGAGGTGTTAAGGGCCTTTGTCGAACCACTTGAATCCCGAGCCTCGGAGTTGCCTGCTAGTGGAACCGTCGAAGAGCAATGGACCGGCTTCAAGGGCGCCTTCATCGCGACGAGTGATAAAACCACCGGCAAAGTGCAAATGGATTTCGGATGAAACTTAAAGGAAGATCGACGAGCATTGAGTGAGCGCGAACCAGAGCAGCTAAGACAAATGCCCGTCAACGATATGCTGAACTGGAAAAGGGTGTTAAATGCACTTGTAGACTGGACAAGGAAGCCTAGACTAACTTTCTGAAGCTGAAGGAGAAAACGCCGCCGCCAATCGTGATATCCGCTTGTTGTACGATATTTCTCGCCGGCTTAATGGTGCCAGGAAAGTAGAAAGATGCCACCAAAAGACAGAGCTGGTCAACTACTGACTGACCGTACTGAACAGCTTAAGCGATGGACTAAACATTTCAAACAGCTCTTCCGAGTTTCGAATGTCAGTGACCAACAAATACAGAAGCACATGACGCCAAAAAAACAGTTCGGCGTATCAATCGCGTCAACTCCGAAGCACCATCGCTAGATGAAATTGAAACAGCAATCAGAAATATGAGATGCTTAAAGCTGACATAACTTTGTCAACGTAGATGATGCATTAGCTATTTATCAACATATGGGAAACCGCAACTTTTTCGGTCGACTGAATGCAGGGCGTATTGGTCAAAGTCCCCAAAAAAGGAGACCTAACTGAATGCGGTAACTGGCGTGACATCACGTTGCTCTGTATTACTCTTAAGGTACTCTGTAAGGTAATCCTTAATCGGATCCGCTCTCGTTCGTTGACTTTGAAAAAGTGTAGAGCGTAGAGGAATTCAAGAGAAGCTAGCCCATCTCATCGGGGTTCAGTACGAGGTGTTTTAGTGCAGGGTGTTGCACAATGGATGCATTTTATTACTGCTGCTGTTTCTCATCGTTATGGActagaccagcggttctcaaccttttttttgtccgcgtaccccttggcgatatttttcatatcgattgtacccactggcttggaatgttcttgccgagtgggagagagtaatggtagatcatattgtggtagtctagttaaggTTCCAAATCAAACAGTAGCttatttgattgctacagtcatgttttaggggcTAGATTGATCAAcaaatgaaatattatagagaaaaattgctttgttcgccattactgattttttttttcgcgtaccccctgaaggctttcgagtacccgcaagggtacgcgtaccccaggttgagaaccgctggactAGACAATAGTTGGAGCGATTGATAGTAGACCAACTCGAGGATTGTTTTGGAATCCTTTAATATCGGAGCACCCAAATGACCTCGACATAGTCGACGACATTGTCTTGCTGACACAACGACCTCTCCGAGGGCTCCCAGGTAGCAGATTTTCTCAGTCAATGCAGCCAATATCAATCAGTAAGGCCAAAGGTGCGGATCAGTGAGGCCAAAGGTGCCTTCGTAGGTTTACGAAACGTTTAACACTCAAATCAAACGTTGAATCCGTATTGCTGCACGCTTGTGAAACGTGGTGCAGGTATTTGTTAATCGTCACCTGCGATACATTATTCCAGCCTCGTGGCCTGACAACTGGATATCTATCGAGGAGCTCCATCGTCGATGTCATCAACGGCCGATAGCGACAGAAACTCGATAGCGTAGGTGGAAGTAAATCGAGCACACCTTGAGGAAAGGAGCGAACGAGATCTGCAAAGAAGCACTCGACTGGAATAAGCAAGAACGACGCAGCTTAGTCAACAACATACGGGCTGTCGACCTATCCTGGCGACCGGTGAAAGCCATGGCGGATGACATTCCTTGGTTCTGCCAGACCCACGGACACAGAccgataaaataaaaatctggaactGATTCAGTGCTGTGCGCTAACC
It includes:
- the LOC129722254 gene encoding pre-mRNA-processing factor 39 isoform X1, with translation MASVSDEDVAVPEETGRRSTRSRRGKTPQPAVVAPTPTRSSRRTKKTEVLPEVEEPVQQRTVAEEMDSDEPDTKQVMEQLQGLIVPVLEGEQHKLTEETTSTNLFEQFQDADATAVREEPEAAVVAEENVFIADLAVEENANSLPESQNEPEAINEPAEVEAEVELNGDRTDDVTGSSDHALAESLANGFTEEDSKNTDLDAEMVSEDELPPPAQTQVQDAEEVSDDELPGPRLAELPPDAEVVSEDELPHSSEKLVPELPTDTDNVSDEELPAAKKAELPADTDNVSDEELPEAKKADLPADTDNVSDEELPAAKKAELPADTDNVSDDELPAAKKAELPEDTDNVSDEELPEAKKVDAVADDKPPKAKKIRLSKEGPKASTASEPANKPATDAAPESEPAPKPKESDKEKKESTKRKLEKEETAAEKTVEAPEKKTKVEIPAAEPEKKKLPDLDKYWKAVNDDSSDFTAWTYLLQYVDQENDIEAAREAYDAFLAHYPYCYGYWRKYADYEKRKGSKRKCEEVFERGLKAIPLSVDLWIHYLTHVKTNQADDEVLIRSQFERALVACGLEFRSDKLWEAYIKWEGEGKRTDRVVALHDRLLATPTQGYANHFDHFKEVVNTHPVHTLVSKEEFLELRAYVRESARKRKEEKEKKRAGSHDKDKERKADKHDDHKSSSKTKDKTTTSSSDKRDKSQEPELKEDPSSDAADAKPKSAEEPTKEDEKENKEPPAEEKTEEKMETDPEEEKEADDHVNSPEEAESIKDKIISRRKKIHKATVAAVTARWTYEEGIKRPYFHVKPLERCQLKNWKEYLDFEIDQGDEKRILVLFERCLIACALYDDFWLKLIRYLDNRSDEAEMVPRIRDAYERACTIHHPDKPSLHMMWSAFEETQGNLHKAAEILANLEKVCPNLMQVGYRRINLERRRGDYEKCVKLYQDYLAQAKNRTIAGNVVIKYARFLNKIRKDMNGAHEALRAYLEKDSSNTRVALQLIDLCLQRENVDEKEVLEIMDHFMSRDGIEPDQKVLFAQRKVEFLEDFGSTAKGLQDAQKSLQLIMAKANEAKKKREQSPPKKTSAKEPASTTAVAGTSSTPSYAAGSYSYANPSYYGTTATQSSQYQYGDSSSYGYSTWNQQYSQSGYGGYSQWSGYGSYY
- the LOC129722266 gene encoding 26S proteasome non-ATPase regulatory subunit 9, which translates into the protein MVVPSTTSRDTVLELIKQKDSIEAKISDQGKILQANRVGMDDPLVDGNGYPRSDIDVYQVRQARHQIICLQNDLKYIMKQIEQGLHTVHAETAAQQQEHLGSTKLQSMEVTDGDGETSSTQLVRPASVKPIAKVNVVSDGSPAQEAGIALRDEIIEFGTVNAGNFRDLSQIAVVVRSCENRTIQVKVRRDGALLDLLLTPKSWSGRGLLGCNIVPIESTTVN
- the LOC129722254 gene encoding pre-mRNA-processing factor 39 isoform X2, coding for MASVSDEDVAVPEETGRRSTRSRRGKTPQPAVVAPTPTRSSRRTKKTEVLPEVEEPVQQRTVAEEMDSDEPDTKQVMEQLQGLIVPVLEGEQHKLTEETTSTNLFEQFQDADATAVREEPEAAVVAEENVFIADLAVEENANSLPESQNEPEAINEPAEVEAEVELNGDRTDDVTGSSDHALAESLANGFTEEDSKNTDLDAEMVSEDELPPPAQTQVQDAEEVSDDELPGPRLAELPPDAEVVSEDELPHSSEKLVPELPTDTDNVSDEELPAAKKAELPADTDNVSDEELPEAKKADLPADTDNVSDEELPAAKKAELPADTDNVSDDELPAAKKAELPEDTDNVSDEELPEAKKVDAVADDKPPKAKKIRLSKEGPKASTASEPANKPATDAAPESEPAPKPKESDKEKKESTKRKLEKEETAAEKTVEAPEKKTKVEIPAEPEKKKLPDLDKYWKAVNDDSSDFTAWTYLLQYVDQENDIEAAREAYDAFLAHYPYCYGYWRKYADYEKRKGSKRKCEEVFERGLKAIPLSVDLWIHYLTHVKTNQADDEVLIRSQFERALVACGLEFRSDKLWEAYIKWEGEGKRTDRVVALHDRLLATPTQGYANHFDHFKEVVNTHPVHTLVSKEEFLELRAYVRESARKRKEEKEKKRAGSHDKDKERKADKHDDHKSSSKTKDKTTTSSSDKRDKSQEPELKEDPSSDAADAKPKSAEEPTKEDEKENKEPPAEEKTEEKMETDPEEEKEADDHVNSPEEAESIKDKIISRRKKIHKATVAAVTARWTYEEGIKRPYFHVKPLERCQLKNWKEYLDFEIDQGDEKRILVLFERCLIACALYDDFWLKLIRYLDNRSDEAEMVPRIRDAYERACTIHHPDKPSLHMMWSAFEETQGNLHKAAEILANLEKVCPNLMQVGYRRINLERRRGDYEKCVKLYQDYLAQAKNRTIAGNVVIKYARFLNKIRKDMNGAHEALRAYLEKDSSNTRVALQLIDLCLQRENVDEKEVLEIMDHFMSRDGIEPDQKVLFAQRKVEFLEDFGSTAKGLQDAQKSLQLIMAKANEAKKKREQSPPKKTSAKEPASTTAVAGTSSTPSYAAGSYSYANPSYYGTTATQSSQYQYGDSSSYGYSTWNQQYSQSGYGGYSQWSGYGSYY